The Hippoglossus hippoglossus isolate fHipHip1 chromosome 16, fHipHip1.pri, whole genome shotgun sequence genomic sequence AGTTTTCCAAAGAGAGAAATAACCTTGAATatttctcagctacacattttCAACAGGAAGTTTACAATAGAAACAGTGCGAAGTGAGTCTCACGGATGAAAGTGGAGATTTGTCAGGTGGGGAGGCTTTTTGAAAAGGATCCAGTGCCTTTGAAGCTTGAGTCATGTTAAACACGAGAATCTGGATATTTCAGCTtctggttttctgtttgttttgaatctGTCTCTTGTGACCCTCCTGACTTTATAAGGCTTGAATAGTAAAATACTGGAATACATAAAAGAAGTGTGGAGGTAAAActgtaaatttgtattttatgtcttttatttatttatttttgcttttaagGCCTAAAAGTTGCTTTTTATATattggtgggtttttttttcctcaatcCACTCTTGATCTAATTTAACATTCACTTAAAACGATACAGCTTCTGCTTTCAAGAATACAATATCTGCTATGTTGTTCTTTTCTCTACTAAATAACTCTAATTGTCCTGACGAGGTAAATCATGTGCAATGCTCAAATGATCTGCTGCAGACCTGAAACCACAAGGAGCGTGTGCGCGTGAGAGCGCCCGTCTGCCTCGCAGGTAAACGCTCCAGCGTCTTCTCTCCTCACGTCAGAAATCTCCAGATTCTTGTCCCGCTTCAGCTTTGTTCTTTCCTTAATGGCAGCCGGGCctaacacagagaaaacatgtCAGCGGTGATTTTGAAATGATCACATGTCctgttatgtgtttttatgaactACCTTTGCGAGGGAAGCCGCTCTTCTTATCAATTTGAATAATCAGTTCATCCCTGTGAGACCACGCCACGCTTCTGCTGTAGGAGTCGACCCCGCACTCCAAAGTGACGCGCTGCCGGGGTTTTGTGTGGAACACcgtggctgcagcagagagtgCACCCAGCACTGAGGAGAGAACATCACACTGCATTTCGTACCATATATTCACAGAAGGAGACCACAAgtattaaattaaagaaaaactgctGCTTCAGTAGGCATCTAGTTATGAGTAAAACAGCTATTTGCCCAGGTAGGTTCAAAGTGTATACATATAAGGGACATATTTGGATTTATAGGATCtttaattcaaaaatatttttaaaagtaaaactcaCCAAATCCCAAACACACGATGACGTTCATTCTGAATGTTGGATCTAAAAATAACAGACAAAGGAACTTTTCTGTGGAGACGAACACAATTCACACAGTAGCGCACATTTTCAGAGTCACAGAGAGTCACCACATGCAACGTCTGCACTTTACTCAGGAACATGTGATTCCAAACCACCGAGCTGCCTCTCTACTTCCGTACTCTCTCTATGGCCTCTATTAGAAAATAAGAAGGATTtgcttcactttaaaaaaaaaaaaatgttttaaatcctAAATGATGTTTTGGCTCTTTTGTGTTTAATTATCATGATCAACAAGTCGATTAAGATGATCGTGCATCAGAAACTATTTGAAATCTGCTTTTGAAAGTTTTCAAACAGGGAAACGGAATCAAAGACGATAATGAAAGTTAAAATGAGTTATTAAAGCCTTTCTTCATTCCTTGatctgttcatttttttaaagattgagAATTTATCTCAGcttgattatatattttattttaatttaaaaatgtctctttttaaagCCACAAATTTTAGTTATTAGAATTATAATAATCCAAAATgaattatcttttaaaatatgttacCAATATATTTCCTATGAATGACTGAGCAATAAATATAATTAGACACCGTCACACACATTGCTATACTTAAAATTTGTTAGagcatttattttatcttctacTGATCAACAGTTTCAaactttcttgattcttgttgttctgggtttgtaccctcatgttgaatgcacttattgtaagtcaccttggataaaagcgtccgctaaatgaaatgtaatgtaatagtGTTTTAATTAACAAACATATACAAGACCGAAAATTGCTctctacaaaaaaaaagttacatcAAATTGCTTCATTTGTCCTTAAGGTTTCACTTTTGAAcggaacaaattaaaaatagttTCAAGCTGTTGAAACTGAATCCTTCAATTTAATCTAACAACACAAAGCTTGATTTTGTAATTCAGTTTAGGATCTTACCTTCAATTTGAGGCAGTGCGGTGTTTTTCGTGCTGTTACTAAAGGTTGAAATCTTTCCTCATCCTTCACTTCACTGAACTCGAGTGAACAAGGATGCAGAAACTAGAGAAGGCGGAAGAAGTCTAGAGATGAACCTGCACTGTTGGAAAGATGTGGGCCAATGCAAACCCCAACGCTCTGCGTCTGCTCTTCACGTCTGCAAAAACTAGGTCTGGGATTCTGGAAACTGCAGCTTTGTGAAGCAGAGACAGGTTTTGTGAAGCAGCTTAAACTAACTTGTGTATAAATAATGACACAAGGAGACGGTAGATTAAtttaacaaacaatatatacTGGTATCATGATTTGCAGCCAAGAATGAATATTTAGTTTTGGTGTCGAAATCAAAAGAAGTGAGAATAGGCAgtagacaaaaagaaaaaggccaCATGACAGAAAGACAATTCTTTATTTGTCACAGCAGAAATAACAAAGGAtgtttgcaaaataaaaaccgCACAAAAAACACTCAGGTATCACCCTCACCAAACctttaacaaaaaacaagttgatttggtgttttgactttttttattatttagtttttgtaaCACACATTTgagctttttcttctttaatgtttgattttcGGACATTTCCTCTTGTTATTGTAGTGGAACTGTTTTAACATCCTCACTGAATaaggctgaggaggaagaggaagaggaggaggaggaggtggtgcaCGGCCGCGAATGCGAGACCAAGCTGCAACAGTCCAATAAAAGAGGAGGGTGGAGGCAGTAATTTGACGGGGAGGGGCAGTGACTACTGACGGCAGTAGAAATCAACAGGAAATGGATTCATGTGAAAGTTAAGAAAACTTACTAATAAAGAGTGGATGGACTTGTTCCGTGAAGCAGGTTTCCTGAATTATCTGGATGCATTTGCTGAGAAAACGTCTTTTAACAGATCTCAGTTTCAATCAGAAAAGTTTTCCAGATAAGTAAAGTGACCCTGCTCTTTGAACAGGCCCCCGGTTCGTCCCCCAACCCCAAACACCTCATCTGTACATCTGCACCAATTGATTTGACTGTGTATATATGCAATCGGAgagatttatttacatgttttgtcattttgaagCGTGCCAAAGCATTTGAGCTTGGTGGGGATGCGACCTTTcatgatgtgttgttgttgttgcgttTGTGTTAGCGTCCACAgttctcctccctcactccaaGCAAATGGCTCCGTTGTCTCAGTCCGCCACCCTCCGGTAGAAGTAGAGGTATCCCAGGTCTTTGGGAGGTTTCTCTGAAGCACACACCTTCTGATCATTGAAGATGACCCAcctaacaaacacagaggatACAAAGTTCACAAAGAGTCGTCTGCTAACACCTGCTGTTACCAAATAACTAAAACCATAATAACAGATAAAATATTAAGGTATTTTTCAGTGTTCAGAGAATGATCCACTGGTACAGACAGGAAAACTTCTACTATCCAATTATAAAACAGATTTCCAAAGTATATTTAAAACCATTAACATTGTGTTGACATCACAGCTATGAAAAGCTTTATTGTTCAAACCAGACCTGGAGTATGCTGCCCCCTGGTGAGGAACCGTGACACCTGCTACATAATATGTCAATATGACTCTTTAAAGACATTTCCTCCATCATGACAGATAAATGGTTTGAGAACATAAAAGCATATCATTTCTTAGACTGtgattcatttgtatttttgttgcctctggaaaacatgtaaatataaatgcaatttttttaattttctcagtCTGATACAGATTTTCTTGTTAACTTTTTCCTTTGAATTttataaaaatgacattttgatGCCTTGAAAGACTAAAATGTCCCTGTAAGTTAGAAACAAGAGTGAAAAACCCAAACTCACTGCTGATCCTTCTTGATGTGACAGACGTAGTGGCCGCACATTGTGCTCGTCCCCATGTGACTGATGAATGCAAACAGCTCGTACTctggacaaacaaaacacaagttcaATCCTTATTATAAAATAGATTTGATGGATACATATAATCAAAAGTatcacattaaaatatgattGCTGAAAGAACATAAGACTTAAGATGtcaacatttcatatttcatctcTGCAAGTAATTTGTGAGGACACAATCTGAGGTAATGACTGTTCTGAATGCCTCggcctctcatccctctctcttagACTCACTTCCTGGTCCGTCTCTGACTCGAGGCCCAGGAGGCGGTTCCCTGCCCTCGCTCTCTGCAGCCGAGCGGCCTCCTTCAGACACATCCATGGACTCCAGGTCATCCAGGTGCGAGAAGATCCAGTCCACTGCACGTTCCAGAACATTactctgacaaacaaacaccagttGGGAAAGATAGAAACAGCAAATCTATAATCAGTATGTGTACTGTTTAAGTACAATATTATATGAGCTAGAGGACACACTGCAAAATACATCAAATGGATGGTACTAATTTTGACACATAAAGTGGAagctgcatttatgtttattggGGTTGTGATACTTGAATACATAATTCAAAAATACTGTGATACTCTACTTTTATAAGGAGCCAAATGTTTAACGATGTCAATATAATATAACAGCAGGCGGCTCTAACTACTTCCCGTGGCAAGATATAGATCCTGATTAGAGTCTAATGGTCAAAAACTACATTTAACTAACctaaatttatgtttttgttttctgttttagtAAAAGTCGTATGGAAATTTGATGTAATTCACCTAGTGCTTCTCAACTTTTGCCCACTAACTAATCTCTGGCCGTTTCATTTGGATATGTAGGCAAAACTGTGGTAGCCAAGGTTTTTAATAATACATCCACATAAGAAATATTTCCTCACAACCACAACATTCCTGAAGACGTAGTAACTAAAAGACATACTTGCCAGTATTTGTGAGACAGTGAAGCctaatgcagctttaagttAAATCCTGTGACTCATTTTGTTGAGGTATAAAAACAATCTTGGGGTACTTTCtacaagaaagacaaaaacttGGCTTCATTGCTGACTGAATTCAAAGAAGGCAGCTGTGCCTGTATTGGCCCAGTTCTACTTTGAGTCTAGCGGCCTGTGAAATTAGTAAAAACCTCATCTCGAGCTGGACGGAGTTCGATTCTCACCGTGGCTCGGAGTGCTTTGGTTGCCTGGTCTCGGCTGAAGCCCATGGAGACGATGGTTGCCAGGTGCTCCTCGGAGAGGCTCTCTGTGGGAGTGGTGCCGGCGCCGGAGCTGCAGCCTGGCAACACCAGGGGGGCCGAGAAGTCTGTAGCCAATCAGAAAGAGTACATGAGAACTGAGAGGAGCCGTCAGACTGATGATTTGCTTACTGGTGAATTCCCATTGCTCTAcacatgtaaagcgtccttgggtctcttgaaaagCACCATATAAAAtgatagttattattattattattattactactacaCACCTGGGTCATCCATATGGCCCATGATCCAATTCATGGCAGCATCAATTCCAGTGTTCCCAGTGTAGTACACTGCTTTCCTGCAGGCCTCCAGAGGGAATCCCATTTCACATAACTGGGACACAGTGGAGTCATCAAGAACTGGAGCTGAGGGTTGGGAGGAAACAGTTGAATTACTTGGATCcatttttggaaaatgtatttggtttgttttcatagAAATACAATAATTGTTGCTCTTGTTTCCTGAGCACTTCCTCAATATGAACAGAagttaaaagaacaaaaaggcaaaaaaatatGGTATAAAGAAAATATTGGAAACAAAATCATATAGAACTACTAAAAGAAAACCATGAAAATATGACttctttaatttaaatgcaacaaaaacCACTTCACAtgacacaaaagtaaaaaaaaaatgaatggcaACGGACGGACTCgacaaaacagaaaaggcagaaaagaaaagtaggaAACAAGGGTGGACAAATAAGAGCGTCACAGAGGAAGGAGTAAAAGAGCAGaaatgacagacagactgacacagcAGTGGGGAGTAGAGCGAGTCGTCCTCCTCGTTGCCATGGAAACCCAGGATACCTTTAACCTCCATATCAGGGGTCACAAGTGAGGGCGGGGCCACCTCTGGTAGAAGCTCCTCCCCCGGCTGCTGGCCAATGGCATGTAGTGCGCTCAGGTCCAGAGTGTCAGGAACGTCTATACTCACGTCTGCATGGAGGGGAGAACAAAATTAAAATCACACCTCTGCAATTCAACCATAAAAAGCTCCTGGGATttggaaaacaatttttttttatttgttgccaGTATAATGGCAATAGGAAGATATTTAATTGAAGAAGAGAATTAAATTACCATCTgagcacaaaacaaaccaaccatcGGTTGTTGAGACCCCTGCTCCTCACCTCCCATTTATTCTAAACTGCACTTGCtgtagtgatgatgataatggGGGTGACATCATAGTGACTTTGCTTTGTAACTAGAAACCATGAAGCCCACCAGGTTATTGTTTTAGAACACAAACTTATGTATgtgattcatttgtttaaatatgtttccAGGGTCTCCAGACTCTACTGAGGCCTAGTTTGTCTCAGTGAGCAGATTTCCATCTCTGTCAAGAATACACAAATGTACATACAGTAAGGAAACTAAACATCTCTGCAACAAACTGATTACCCAGTTTCTTGGGTACCCAGTCAAGGCCAAAGGTAAACTTCTTAATCTGGATAACCAGGTGGTCGGGGAAAGAGGCAAAGCGGGTTGttctgaaaagaaacaaaagctgaTGTTAATAAATTCATTGTAAGATTTGATAATCTCTTTCATGCTGTGAATGGGCATAACTTTTCATACTTGGTAGCAGTAGTTTTGGCTTGAACAGCTGAGCTCCAGAAGTCTGTGAGGATCTCTGGTTCACTGAGGGCTGCCATGCAAGATGTGAATGGGATTTGTGCGCGCACTGTCGGGGCGGATGAGTCCCCCTCCTCACGCCGGCGCTCTGCCTCCTGAAGCTCTTCtgtaacaacaataaacaaagtttgaaaaacaattGAAAGACACATGAGTCATTAAACAAGATTCTTCAAGAAATAATAACATTACACAAGATACAAATGCAGGATGTATTTTTTTGGTCACAGGGGATCAAATATCACTCAAACTATGGCATTATCTGATTACCTTATTGTTTAATCCCTAAAATTATACATTACACTTCAAATAAGAGTTAGACTGAAACTGACCAGGCTGACATATCAGCTCATATTAGCTTTAAAGAGAATAAATCAGTTTATCATTACAATTTCAGTGTAGAAATACTAGAGATAGGTTGAGGTGGCCCACACTAAAGCACTGACAAGTTCATCATTCCAACATGTGCCactcaataaatgtttttaacttATCCTTACTTACTTTTCAAATATAGGTAACAGCCTAAACAATTACTGCAAATAATATCATCTCTGGTTTTTATAGCTGATTAAAAGATGCAACAAAGTGGATCTGGTCAATGATTTGACTTTGACGCTCTTAACATATGATCAGTGGCTTTGGAATGAGCAACAGCTTTCCTGCAGGAAAAGTGAAGGGATGCTTAACCTGGTCATTGCTCTATCTTGGGTATTCAGTGCCATTTGGATTTTATGCTTTACTGCTGGACCCAAATGCCAGTCAGTTTAAAATTTAACATTGGTCGTGATCTTTCAATATGCAACGAATGAGAGGACAGCTGTGCATAATGTGTCCTAAAATGACCATTTCTTATCAGGATAATTGATTTCTTTATTACACTGCGAATTAAACTAAAATTAATTATCCACAAATCATCTTTAATGGCATCTGGGCACCTTCCTGCAGCCTGGCACATGTTGGTGATGTAAACCAATGCTAGCCTTTGCCTCTGCACCCCACAACACAGTGGATATTACTCATCATGTGTAGATCTGGAGAGTGTATTCCATTAGCCCATCACCTGTGTTGGTAGCCTGGTCCATGGGCACAGGAAGCTGAACGATGTAATCTACCCGCTGTGTGTACTTGGCTTTCTGTGATTGCTCACACACGATCCTCTCCTCCACCAGGAACCTGAAGGCCTCAGATGGGTTAGGCCCGGAGCGACAGTTTCTCTGTGGGTCAAAAGAAACACTGCAATAAGAGAGGAGAGTGATAAtagaagcagaaaaacaacagaagcaaCGGCAGACTGCTACTTTACCTCCACCATGTTTATGAAGTGCAATAAAAACTCCTGAGCATCCTGTTGACGATTGGTGGAGAACTCTGGGTGGCCCCGTCCAACAAGTGCTTTAAACATTCGGGGTGCTATGCCAATTTGGTCTCCCTGCAAAGAAAGCATGAACAGTCAGATTCTTCCAATGGTGAGAGCTTTTAGGTAAACTGCATTCTCACTAATTTCTGAATGTAAATCTCCTTTTACCCTGGGTTCAGATGCACCGTTTTCATCTCCAGGGTCTGGTGCTGGTTTGCAGTACTCTCCTGACAACAGTCCATACCCGAGCTTGGCTctgagataaacaaacaaagttgACATCACTGCACATCCAACAATATACCAAAGTCTTACACAGGAGGAGGATTTGAAAATAGATCTGAATGTATTTTTGGCTTTCAAGTAACATGTTGGAATGCCAATTGGGAAGAGAAGACTTTCACTCAAGTTTCTGT encodes the following:
- the usp5 gene encoding ubiquitin carboxyl-terminal hydrolase 5 isoform X2 — protein: MAEVGDVLMSVLSTIRVPKPGDRVHKDECALSFSSPESDGGLYVCMNSFLGFGSQYVDRHHARSGQRAYLHITRIRKAKKEEDVNSGSGHPPKKKPTRLAIGIEGGFDVEQELYEEDVKVVILPDRQEVTSEGLTTMPDVVKERVSLSMTGIMAADSVSHTLQVQQWDGEVRQESRYAVDLKQLDNGVKIPPSGWRCEVCDLQENIWMNLTDGKLLCGRRYFDGSGGNNHALLYFQETGYPIAVKLGTITPDGADVYSYDEDDMVLDSKLPEHLAHFGINMMTMEKTERTMTELEIAVNQRVGEWEVIQESGTTLRPLFGPGLTGMKNLGNSCYLNSVMQVLFTVPDFQSKYVSNIDKIIDEAPSDPTQDFKTQVAKLGYGLLSGEYCKPAPDPGDENGASEPRGDQIGIAPRMFKALVGRGHPEFSTNRQQDAQEFLLHFINMVERNCRSGPNPSEAFRFLVEERIVCEQSQKAKYTQRVDYIVQLPVPMDQATNTEELQEAERRREEGDSSAPTVRAQIPFTSCMAALSEPEILTDFWSSAVQAKTTATKTTRFASFPDHLVIQIKKFTFGLDWVPKKLDVSIDVPDTLDLSALHAIGQQPGEELLPEVAPPSLVTPDMEVKAPVLDDSTVSQLCEMGFPLEACRKAVYYTGNTGIDAAMNWIMGHMDDPDFSAPLVLPGCSSGAGTTPTESLSEEHLATIVSMGFSRDQATKALRATSNVLERAVDWIFSHLDDLESMDVSEGGRSAAESEGREPPPGPRVRDGPGKYELFAFISHMGTSTMCGHYVCHIKKDQQWVIFNDQKVCASEKPPKDLGYLYFYRRVAD
- the usp5 gene encoding ubiquitin carboxyl-terminal hydrolase 5 isoform X1 is translated as MAEVGDVLMSVLSTIRVPKPGDRVHKDECALSFSSPESDGGLYVCMNSFLGFGSQYVDRHHARSGQRAYLHITRIRKAKKEEDVNSGSGHPPKKKPTRLAIGIEGGFDVEQELYEEDVKVVILPDRQEVTSEGLTTMPDVVKERVSLSMTGIMAADSVSHTLQVQQWDGEVRQESRYAVDLKQLDNGVKIPPSGWRCEVCDLQENIWMNLTDGKLLCGRRYFDGSGGNNHALLYFQETGYPIAVKLGTITPDGADVYSYDEDDMVLDSKLPEHLAHFGINMMTMEKTERTMTELEIAVNQRVGEWEVIQESGTTLRPLFGPGLTGMKNLGNSCYLNSVMQVLFTVPDFQSKYVSNIDKIIDEAPSDPTQDFKTQVAKLGYGLLSGEYCKPAPDPGDENGASEPRGDQIGIAPRMFKALVGRGHPEFSTNRQQDAQEFLLHFINMVERNCRSGPNPSEAFRFLVEERIVCEQSQKAKYTQRVDYIVQLPVPMDQATNTEELQEAERRREEGDSSAPTVRAQIPFTSCMAALSEPEILTDFWSSAVQAKTTATKTTRFASFPDHLVIQIKKFTFGLDWVPKKLDVSIDVPDTLDLSALHAIGQQPGEELLPEVAPPSLVTPDMEVKGILGFHGNEEDDSLYSPLLSPVLDDSTVSQLCEMGFPLEACRKAVYYTGNTGIDAAMNWIMGHMDDPDFSAPLVLPGCSSGAGTTPTESLSEEHLATIVSMGFSRDQATKALRATSNVLERAVDWIFSHLDDLESMDVSEGGRSAAESEGREPPPGPRVRDGPGKYELFAFISHMGTSTMCGHYVCHIKKDQQWVIFNDQKVCASEKPPKDLGYLYFYRRVAD